One window from the genome of Bufo bufo chromosome 4, aBufBuf1.1, whole genome shotgun sequence encodes:
- the KCNS3 gene encoding potassium voltage-gated channel subfamily S member 3: protein MVYGEFFHRTKGDDEVVKLNVGGFKQCVAQRTLQRFPHTRLGKLLNCSSEEAILELCDDYNVADKEYYFDRNPSLFRYILNFYYTGKLHVMEELCVFSFCQEIEYWGINELFIDSCCSNKYQDKKEVISEKNWDDKSDVMSVSSSSDQSSVFEKELELFDSQKFGNVRRKIWIRLENPAFSLTAKLFAISSLSVVLTSIVAMCIHSMPEFHKTDDNDREQEDPVLEVVEIICIVFFTTELVVRLAVAPSQKKFWKNPMNIIDFASIIPFYATLVVDTKDEENEGIENMGKVVQILRLMRIFRILKLARHSVGLRSLGATLRHSYHEVGLLLLFLSVGISIFSVLTYYLEKDDEFSSLKNIPTCWWWATISMTTVGYGDTHPVTLYGKLVGSVCIICGILVVALPITIIFNKFSKYYQKQKAIDVDGCNEDEPKEKFNDLPYFNIRDIYARRMNSFISSLSSVGIIASNDSTDASSIQEMEDSYN, encoded by the coding sequence ATGGTTTATGGAGAATTCTTTCATAGAACTAAAGGTGATGATGAAGTGGTGAAGCTAAACGTTGGGGGCTTCAAGCAATGCGTGGCTCAGAGGACCCTCCAAAGATTTCCTCACACCAGACTTGGAAAACTACTCAACTGCAGTTCAGAAGAAGCCATACTTGAACTTTGCGATGACTACAATGTAGCAGACAAGGAATATTACTTTGATCGGAATCCTTCCCTATTTAGATATATTTTAAACTTTTACTACACTGGAAAACTTCATGTCATGGAGGAGTTGTGTGTGTTCTCCTTTTGCCAAGAGATAGAATATTGGGGGATTAATGAACTTTTCATCGATTCATGTTGTAGTAACAAATATCAGGATAAAAAAGAAGTTATCTCAGAAAAAAACTGGGATGATAAAAGTGATGTCATGAGCGTAAGCTCCTCTTCTGACCAGTCATCTGTTTTTGAAAAAGAACTGGAGTTGTTTGATTCTCAAAAATTTGGGAACGTTCGGAGAAAAATATGGATCCGACTTGAAAACCCTGCATTCTCTCTTACTGCCAAGCTATTTGCCATCTCCTCATTAAGCGTAGTCTTAACCTCCATTGTAGCTATGTGCATCCACAGCATGCCTGAGTTCCACAAGACTGATGACAATGATCGAGAACAAGAAGATCCTGTCCTCGAAGTGGTGGAGATAATATGCATTGTGTTTTTTACCACTGAACTTGTTGTACGACTTGCTGTAGCTCCTTCTcaaaaaaaattttggaagaACCCCATGAACATTATAGATTTTGCCTCCATTATACCATTTTATGCCACTTTGGTTGTAGACACCAAGGACGAGGAGAATGAAGGTATTGAGAACATGGGAAAAGTTGTTCAAATACTACGACTTATGAGGATTTTTCGGATTCTAAAGCTTGCAAGACATTCTGTTGGGTTGAGATCCTTAGGAGCTACTTTAAGACATAGTTACCATGAAGTTGGGCTTTTACTATTAtttttgtctgttgggatttcaATATTTTCAGTTCTTACTTATTATCTAGAAAAAGACGATGAATTCTCTTCTCTAAAGAACATTCCTACCTGCTGGTGGTGGGCGACAATTAGTATGACCACTGTGGGCTATGGTGACACTCACCCGGTTACTTTATATGGGAAGCTTGTCGGCAGTGTTTGCATTATTTGTGGAATACTAGTGGTTGCTCTCCCTATAACAATCATTTTTAACAAATTTTCTAAATACTATCAAAAGCAAAAAGCAATCGATGTGGATGGATGTAACGAAGATGAGCCAAAAGAGAAATTTAACGATCTCCCGTATTTCAACATTAGAGATATATATGCAAGAAGGATGAATTCCTTCATTTCAAGCCTTTCTTCTGTTGGTATTATTGCAAGCAATGACTCAACAGATGCTTCCAGTATACAAGAAATGGAAGATTCTTACAATTAG